One stretch of Cellulomonas wangsupingiae DNA includes these proteins:
- a CDS encoding alpha/beta hydrolase — protein sequence MTTAPSRHPAPPPAPDLPPGPRVSRADHRTQVVPLTAGDGTRLTLVHVRGPAEPWRGPVLLVHGAGVRAELFRPPTPRTLVDLLLEDGWDVWLLNWRASIDLDPVPWTLCDAAVHDHPAAVEHVLAATGAAGLKAFVHCQGSTSFTMAAVAGLLPRVDTVVTNAVSLHPVVPRFSAFKIRRLAPLLEHLTPHLSPAWAYRSAGNLSKVVRRVVDLTHPECDNLVCRMVSFTYGSGHPALWSHRNLDRATHDWITGEFAEVPMTFFAQMRASIDAGHLVGVREHPELPADLGVGVPRTTARFSFLAGADNRCFLPESQVRSHAFFTRHQPDAGHTLHVLPGYGHLDVVFGRHAWRDTHPVVLEELHR from the coding sequence GTGACCACCGCACCCAGCCGCCACCCGGCGCCACCGCCCGCACCCGACCTGCCGCCGGGCCCCCGCGTGTCCCGCGCCGACCACCGCACGCAGGTCGTGCCGCTCACCGCCGGCGACGGCACCCGGCTCACCCTCGTGCACGTGCGGGGCCCCGCCGAGCCGTGGCGCGGCCCCGTCCTGCTCGTGCACGGCGCCGGGGTGCGGGCCGAGCTGTTCCGCCCGCCGACGCCCCGCACGCTGGTCGACCTGCTGCTCGAGGACGGCTGGGACGTGTGGCTGCTGAACTGGCGCGCGTCGATCGACCTCGACCCGGTGCCGTGGACGCTGTGCGACGCCGCGGTGCACGACCACCCGGCGGCCGTCGAGCACGTGCTGGCCGCGACGGGCGCGGCCGGCCTCAAGGCGTTCGTGCACTGCCAGGGGTCGACGTCGTTCACCATGGCCGCCGTCGCCGGCCTGCTGCCGCGGGTCGACACGGTCGTCACCAACGCCGTGAGCCTGCACCCCGTCGTGCCCCGGTTCTCGGCGTTCAAGATCCGGCGCCTCGCGCCGCTGCTCGAGCACCTGACGCCGCACCTGTCCCCCGCGTGGGCGTACCGCTCGGCGGGCAACCTGTCGAAGGTCGTGCGCCGGGTGGTCGACCTGACGCACCCCGAGTGCGACAACCTCGTCTGCCGGATGGTCAGCTTCACCTACGGCAGCGGGCACCCCGCCCTGTGGTCGCACCGCAACCTCGACCGCGCGACCCACGACTGGATCACCGGCGAGTTCGCCGAGGTCCCCATGACGTTCTTCGCCCAGATGCGTGCGTCGATCGACGCGGGCCACCTCGTCGGGGTGCGCGAGCACCCCGAGCTGCCCGCCGACCTCGGGGTCGGGGTGCCGCGCACGACCGCCCGGTTCTCGTTCCTCGCCGGCGCCGACAACCGGTGCTTCCTGCCCGAGTCGCAGGTGCGTTCGCACGCCTTCTTCACGCGCCACCAGCCGGACGCGGGTCACACGCTGCACGTCCTGCCCGGGTACGGGCACCTCGACGTGGTGTTCGGCCGCCACGCGTGGCGCGACACCCATCCCGTCGTCCTGGAGGAGCTGCACCGATGA
- a CDS encoding NYN domain-containing protein, translating to MTITSEPPRRLRSALFVDFDNVYIGLARLDPAAAEAFATDPGHWLSELGQGSDVDGDLTRRFLVRACYLNPSVYSRFRPNFTRAGFQVVDCPSLTQQGKSSADINLVLDAVDALAATTRYDEFVIVSADADFTPLAQRCRADDRRVTIITASPAASAYRSVADTVIGADALADLVTQTASTLDAEPTVEPDAAAPVDAAPEAAAPEAAAPTTQRGSRRATRPATASKEAPVEEAPVEEAPPAAAAPARATSRARVADRVVDEAEARARRAVRRAVRTADAPLPLGAAAQVAQTADPSLAASQWAGTGGFTAWLSRALPDLDVSTRPPGHVWDPQRFGEADLPGAVADTAPNQLQRQVIAVTDTPGLSQAQYRVLLQTLASDVAAHPFDRVATSRRVHEACQQSGAKVGRSTVNFVISGVLYTGLSLDTKPTPEQVARGWADNVIGLCRGARMELTNGDAAAIRAWVGGGLAG from the coding sequence GTGACCATCACCTCGGAACCCCCCCGGCGGCTGCGCTCTGCGCTGTTCGTCGACTTCGACAACGTGTACATCGGCCTGGCGCGCCTCGACCCGGCGGCTGCAGAGGCGTTCGCGACCGACCCCGGCCACTGGCTGTCCGAGCTGGGCCAGGGGTCCGACGTCGACGGCGACCTCACGCGCCGGTTCCTGGTCCGGGCCTGCTACCTCAACCCGTCGGTGTACTCCCGCTTCCGGCCGAACTTCACGCGCGCCGGCTTCCAGGTCGTCGACTGCCCCTCGCTGACCCAGCAGGGCAAGTCCAGCGCCGACATCAACCTGGTCCTCGACGCCGTCGACGCGCTCGCCGCGACCACGCGCTACGACGAGTTCGTCATCGTGTCCGCGGACGCGGACTTCACGCCCCTCGCGCAGCGGTGCCGCGCCGACGACCGCCGCGTCACGATCATCACCGCCTCGCCGGCCGCGTCCGCCTACCGCTCCGTGGCCGACACGGTCATCGGCGCGGACGCGCTCGCGGACCTCGTGACGCAGACGGCGTCCACGCTCGACGCCGAGCCGACCGTCGAGCCGGACGCCGCCGCACCCGTCGACGCCGCACCCGAGGCGGCGGCCCCCGAGGCCGCCGCCCCCACGACGCAGCGCGGCTCGCGGCGTGCGACCCGACCGGCCACGGCGTCCAAGGAGGCCCCGGTCGAGGAGGCCCCCGTCGAGGAGGCGCCGCCGGCTGCGGCCGCACCGGCGCGCGCGACGTCCCGGGCGCGCGTCGCCGACCGCGTCGTCGACGAGGCCGAGGCCCGTGCACGCCGCGCCGTGCGCCGTGCCGTGCGCACCGCCGACGCACCCCTGCCGCTCGGCGCCGCGGCGCAGGTCGCCCAGACGGCCGACCCCTCGCTCGCGGCCTCGCAGTGGGCCGGCACCGGCGGTTTCACGGCGTGGCTCTCGCGCGCGCTGCCCGACCTCGACGTGTCGACCCGCCCGCCGGGGCACGTGTGGGACCCGCAGCGCTTCGGCGAGGCGGACCTGCCGGGCGCCGTGGCGGACACGGCACCCAACCAGCTGCAGCGTCAGGTCATCGCCGTGACGGACACCCCCGGACTGAGCCAGGCCCAGTACCGGGTGCTGCTCCAGACCCTGGCCTCCGACGTGGCCGCCCACCCGTTCGACCGCGTCGCGACGTCCCGGCGCGTGCACGAGGCGTGCCAGCAGTCGGGGGCGAAGGTGGGGCGCTCCACCGTCAACTTCGTGATCTCGGGGGTGCTGTACACCGGGCTGTCGCTGGACACGAAGCCCACGCCCGAGCAGGTCGCGCGGGGTTGGGCCGACAACGTGATCGGCCTGTGCCGCGGCGCCCGCATGGAGCTGACCAACGGCGACGCCGCGGCGATCCGCGCGTGGGTCGGCGGCGGGCTGGCAGGCTGA
- a CDS encoding acetoacetate decarboxylase family protein, with product MNAVLTVARTVLGALPSPVPRRQRRLAGRAARVDTIPYALPVSSEDSAVLMAAFPISLAAARDALPGEELHPVSLGLGKGVLVVTVVDYRATDIGRYIEYSLAIACTHGPRPAPPLLPMALQRTLRTGQYVVDLPVSTEVSVKGGKGIWGMPKHQARLDFVENDRTVSAQYDDLDGRLGAYVEIERPSPTALPLRMAAANYCAWRGMLWRSTVYVDAVGDVAVGPGARARLVLGDAPGVAPLRALGIGRRPLFTAYLPSAHGVLDDHDESWFLTAPTLAAADAATAAGRFGEPLEAVVGLGRGEQWPPPPDRSRPGVESDAPVGSTQHEGAGTP from the coding sequence ATGAACGCCGTCCTCACCGTCGCCCGCACCGTGCTCGGTGCGCTGCCCTCCCCCGTCCCCCGACGTCAGCGCCGCCTCGCGGGCCGCGCGGCCCGGGTCGACACCATCCCCTACGCCCTGCCCGTCAGCTCGGAGGACTCCGCGGTGCTGATGGCGGCGTTCCCGATCTCGCTGGCCGCCGCGCGCGACGCGCTGCCCGGCGAGGAGCTGCACCCCGTGAGCCTCGGCCTCGGCAAGGGCGTGCTCGTCGTCACCGTCGTCGACTACCGCGCCACCGACATCGGCCGGTACATCGAGTACTCGCTCGCGATCGCGTGCACGCACGGCCCGCGACCCGCGCCGCCCCTGCTGCCGATGGCGCTGCAGCGCACGCTGCGGACGGGGCAGTACGTCGTCGACCTGCCCGTGAGCACCGAGGTGTCCGTCAAGGGCGGCAAGGGCATCTGGGGCATGCCCAAGCACCAGGCCCGCCTCGACTTCGTCGAGAACGACCGGACGGTCTCGGCGCAGTACGACGACCTGGACGGGCGGCTCGGTGCGTACGTCGAGATCGAGCGGCCCTCGCCGACCGCGCTGCCGCTGCGGATGGCCGCGGCCAACTACTGCGCGTGGCGCGGCATGCTGTGGCGCTCGACGGTCTACGTCGACGCGGTCGGCGACGTCGCGGTCGGTCCGGGTGCGCGGGCCCGGCTCGTGCTCGGCGACGCACCGGGCGTGGCACCGCTGCGCGCCCTCGGGATCGGACGGCGGCCGCTGTTCACGGCGTACCTGCCGAGCGCGCACGGCGTCCTCGACGACCACGACGAGTCGTGGTTCCTCACCGCACCGACCCTCGCGGCCGCGGACGCGGCGACGGCCGCCGGCCGGTTCGGCGAGCCGCTGGAGGCGGTCGTCGGCCTGGGGCGCGGCGAGCAGTGGCCGCCGCCGCCGGACCGCTCACGTCCGGGCGTGGAGTCCGACGCGCCGGTCGGCAGCACGCAGCACGAGGGGGCGGGCACGCCGTGA
- a CDS encoding alpha/beta fold hydrolase: MTTDAGPPRLPAPGAQVGPLWVVTRGAGRPLVLLHGNGEDHHVFDRMVPTLAAGHLLVGVDSRGHGRSPRGDGPLRIATMAQDVVEVLDLLGLARADVLGFSDGGNVALELAARHPGRVDRLVVVGANLDPAGLTAGVLARVRAAYAVHRAVARVVPPLRGRTERLALMADDPHLDPADLARVRARTLVVVGERDVVRPEHSRLVARSVPDGRLQVVPGAGHMLPVQRPYRLAASVSQFLARPAHDAPSGRTADDTRDQRPEPDTRSPRDR; encoded by the coding sequence GTGACCACCGACGCGGGGCCGCCCCGCCTGCCCGCACCGGGTGCGCAGGTCGGGCCGCTGTGGGTCGTCACGCGCGGGGCCGGCCGACCGCTCGTGCTGCTGCACGGCAACGGCGAGGACCACCACGTCTTCGACCGCATGGTCCCGACGCTCGCCGCCGGGCACCTGCTCGTCGGCGTCGACTCGCGCGGTCACGGCCGCAGCCCGCGCGGCGACGGGCCGCTGCGGATCGCGACGATGGCGCAGGACGTGGTGGAGGTGCTGGACCTGCTCGGCCTGGCCCGCGCCGACGTGCTCGGGTTCTCGGACGGCGGGAACGTCGCCCTCGAGCTCGCCGCCCGTCATCCCGGCCGCGTGGACCGGCTCGTGGTCGTCGGTGCCAACCTGGACCCGGCCGGCCTGACCGCCGGGGTCCTGGCCCGCGTGCGAGCCGCGTACGCCGTCCACCGCGCCGTCGCCCGCGTCGTGCCACCCCTGCGGGGCCGGACCGAGCGGCTCGCCCTGATGGCCGACGACCCGCACCTGGACCCCGCCGACCTGGCGCGGGTGCGGGCCCGGACGCTGGTCGTCGTGGGGGAGCGCGACGTCGTCCGGCCCGAGCACTCCCGGCTCGTCGCCCGCTCGGTCCCCGACGGACGTCTCCAGGTCGTGCCCGGTGCAGGGCACATGCTGCCCGTCCAGCGGCCCTACCGGCTCGCCGCGTCGGTCAGCCAGTTCCTCGCGCGGCCGGCGCATGATGCGCCGTCCGGGCGAACCGCCGACGACACGCGGGACCAACGTCCCGAACCGGACACGCGGAGTCCGCGCGATCGCTAG
- a CDS encoding acylphosphatase: MQRGVVRRRVVVRGVVQGVGFRWWCAQEADRTGVAGWVRNRLDGAVEVVVEGEQTQVDAMLAHLADGPRHARVTGVDVVAEPSQGLTAFEVEP; encoded by the coding sequence GTGCAGCGTGGGGTGGTCCGTCGACGGGTGGTCGTGCGCGGCGTCGTCCAGGGCGTCGGGTTCCGGTGGTGGTGCGCGCAGGAGGCGGACCGGACGGGGGTCGCGGGCTGGGTGCGCAACCGCCTCGACGGCGCCGTCGAGGTGGTCGTCGAGGGTGAGCAGACGCAGGTCGACGCGATGCTCGCCCACCTCGCCGACGGTCCGCGGCACGCGCGCGTGACGGGCGTCGACGTCGTCGCCGAGCCCTCGCAGGGGCTGACCGCGTTCGAGGTCGAGCCGTGA
- a CDS encoding patatin-like phospholipase family protein has protein sequence MRRSLVLAGGGMRVAWQAGVLLALEEDGLTFDHVDGTSGGILTAAAHLSGVGAAELCRRWRDVDVRDFGSPLPVGDYLRGPWNLPAVGDADGIVRRVLPALGVDVEAVRSSPVAGTFNVVDFVTKECVALDAHDVDAPLLAAGMSLPGWVTPLHRDARVWTDAVWVRDANVTEALRRGADEVWLVWCIGNSPAWRDGPLEQYVHMIEMSAAGALAADLQLAAATGRDFVLHVVHPQLPLPLDPELYLGRVSADSLVQLGYRDARRYLDVRTPDGVARTVASTATPDPVPSARLTERLRGSADGQDVTLDLTVVLPLDGPVDDALVAGALTHGAGRTFLADGRVVRADGTLTYAATLHAAGRLLDLTAQRDTVDDVGPDRWRDLDRVHLTVRARDGGAVVLDTTLRLGGDGLRRVLASVEPVGVRGVLRRADVVRRFVGRADALTRTG, from the coding sequence GTGAGGCGCTCGCTCGTCCTGGCCGGGGGCGGCATGCGGGTCGCGTGGCAGGCGGGCGTGCTGCTCGCGCTGGAGGAGGACGGCCTGACGTTCGACCACGTGGACGGCACGTCCGGCGGGATCCTCACCGCGGCCGCGCACCTGTCGGGCGTCGGCGCCGCGGAGCTGTGCCGCCGGTGGCGGGACGTGGACGTCCGGGACTTCGGCTCGCCCTTGCCCGTGGGCGACTACCTGCGCGGCCCCTGGAACCTGCCCGCCGTCGGCGACGCCGACGGCATCGTGCGGCGCGTGCTGCCGGCGCTCGGCGTCGACGTCGAGGCCGTGCGCAGCTCGCCGGTCGCCGGGACGTTCAACGTCGTCGACTTCGTCACCAAGGAGTGCGTCGCGCTCGATGCCCACGACGTCGACGCCCCGCTGCTCGCCGCGGGCATGTCGTTGCCCGGGTGGGTGACGCCCCTGCACCGCGACGCCCGCGTGTGGACGGATGCCGTGTGGGTCCGCGACGCCAACGTCACCGAGGCGCTGCGGCGCGGCGCCGACGAGGTGTGGCTCGTGTGGTGCATCGGCAACAGCCCCGCGTGGCGCGACGGGCCGCTCGAGCAGTACGTCCACATGATCGAGATGAGCGCGGCGGGCGCCCTGGCCGCGGACCTGCAGCTGGCCGCGGCGACGGGCCGCGACTTCGTGCTGCACGTCGTGCACCCGCAGCTGCCGCTGCCGCTGGACCCCGAGCTGTACCTGGGGCGCGTCAGCGCCGACTCGCTCGTGCAGCTCGGGTACCGCGACGCACGCCGGTACCTCGACGTGCGCACGCCCGACGGCGTGGCGCGGACGGTCGCGTCCACCGCGACGCCCGACCCGGTGCCCTCCGCGCGGCTGACGGAGCGGTTGCGCGGCAGCGCCGACGGACAGGACGTGACCCTCGACCTCACGGTCGTGCTGCCGCTCGACGGCCCGGTCGACGACGCCCTGGTCGCCGGTGCGCTCACGCACGGCGCTGGGCGCACGTTCCTCGCCGACGGCCGCGTGGTCCGTGCCGACGGCACCCTGACGTACGCCGCGACGCTGCACGCCGCCGGCCGGCTGCTCGATCTCACCGCGCAGCGCGACACCGTCGACGACGTGGGCCCGGACCGGTGGCGCGACCTGGACCGCGTGCACCTGACGGTCCGCGCGCGGGACGGCGGTGCGGTCGTGCTCGACACCACGCTGCGACTGGGAGGCGACGGACTGCGACGCGTGCTGGCGTCCGTGGAGCCCGTCGGCGTGCGGGGCGTGCTGCGGCGTGCTGACGTGGTGCGGCGGTTCGTCGGCCGTGCGGACGCGCTGACCCGGACCGGCTGA
- a CDS encoding DUF1772 domain-containing protein, which yields MITFLAALWFLFGATMYVGTMWVLKWFLFPTWHGLTRENVAVHFGIPTRRATTFFTVVVPLMFVAAIVMIVTERGTRWVWFGVACLVGVFVLTFVGQLIIIPINRRVRGGQFTDDTELVGLLRRWMVLNDVRFYGSTLTWVAIVWYVVARGDLLGALT from the coding sequence GTGATCACGTTCCTGGCCGCCCTGTGGTTCCTGTTCGGCGCCACCATGTACGTCGGCACGATGTGGGTGCTCAAGTGGTTCCTGTTCCCCACGTGGCACGGGCTGACCCGCGAGAACGTCGCCGTGCACTTCGGCATCCCGACCCGGCGGGCCACCACGTTCTTCACCGTCGTCGTGCCGCTGATGTTCGTCGCCGCGATCGTCATGATCGTCACCGAGCGGGGCACGCGCTGGGTGTGGTTCGGCGTCGCGTGCCTGGTCGGCGTGTTCGTCCTGACGTTCGTCGGGCAGCTCATCATCATCCCGATCAACCGGCGCGTGCGCGGCGGGCAGTTCACCGACGACACCGAGCTCGTCGGGCTGCTGCGCCGCTGGATGGTCCTCAACGACGTGCGGTTCTACGGCTCGACCCTGACGTGGGTCGCCATCGTCTGGTACGTCGTCGCGCGCGGCGACCTGCTGGGGGCGCTGACATGA
- a CDS encoding DUF5684 domain-containing protein — translation MSTLLAVPITDAEAAAAAGGLLVFALIAGLVGYVVGSLGLMGVFTKAGKPGWAAFVPIYNLIVLLEVVGRPLWWIVLLLVPGVNVVAAIIIMNDLSKSFGHEAGFTVGLVLLPVVFTWILWLGSSTYRGPAALAPASPTAAYAA, via the coding sequence ATGTCCACTCTTCTCGCTGTCCCGATCACCGACGCCGAGGCAGCCGCGGCGGCCGGCGGCCTGCTCGTCTTCGCCCTGATCGCCGGCCTCGTCGGCTACGTCGTCGGGTCCCTCGGCCTCATGGGTGTGTTCACCAAGGCGGGCAAGCCCGGCTGGGCCGCCTTCGTGCCGATCTACAACCTCATCGTGCTGCTCGAGGTCGTCGGCCGACCGCTGTGGTGGATCGTGCTGCTGCTGGTCCCCGGTGTGAACGTCGTCGCGGCGATCATCATCATGAACGACCTGTCCAAGTCGTTCGGGCACGAGGCCGGGTTCACTGTCGGGCTCGTCCTGCTGCCGGTGGTGTTCACGTGGATCCTGTGGCTCGGCTCCAGCACGTACCGCGGCCCGGCCGCGCTCGCACCGGCGTCGCCCACCGCCGCGTACGCCGCCTGA
- a CDS encoding GMC oxidoreductase: MGRLAGEDEVVDALVVGSGFGASVAAYRLAAAGRSVVVMERGRAYAPGDFARSPAQMGRNFWDPSEHLYGLFDAWTFRGLEGLVSSGLGGGSLIYANVLLRKDERWFVHESPLPGGGYEHWPLSRADLDPHYDAVERMLAATPYPYQDTPKTQAVERAAVALGMPATRPPLAVTFARAGEDPTPGRDLPAAGYGSIHGERGRRRTCSLCGECDLGCNTGAKNTLDHTYLSAAAAAQADVRTLHEVRGLRPLDGGGYRVTYVVHDPQAEGRTATRELPERHLVARRVVLGAGTFGTTFLLLRSRGSLPALGPALGTRFSGNGDLLTLLLGCTRDGAALSVDGGTGPVITTAVRTPDALDGDGAAGRGAYIEDAGFPGFLGWLVETAQLRTVARRSAAFAWQVVRNRTFAHGRSHISADLATLLGDGRLSAGSLPLLGMGRDVPDGRMSLRDGHLAVDWTTATSQAYFADLRERMAAIGAELGARLQDNPLWWAKRVVTVHPLGGAPVGRHAGEGVADAFGEVYGHRGLHVLDGAAMPGPVGANPALTIAAMADRACTRMLEQDWSWPRTAVHRAPAATPAVGGRSRASARPPRSVAFTERMTGAFALGEIDPQRGAALGRSVGSHLTFVLTITATDVEAFADDPLHRADATGHVDCDALGGRLDVERGWFELFVHPHGLAGRRMLYRLWLHDAGGSPLTLVGAKHVHDDAGLDVWADTTTLLVRVLAGHVPPPPADSPEQVEAVLTTLADDAVGAGPLATGAEVRGAGVLVIRPQDLARQLTTFRTTGGRGAATLATFGRLFLGELWDVYVDPRAARPTAGASR, from the coding sequence ATGGGGCGACTCGCAGGCGAGGACGAGGTCGTCGACGCGCTCGTCGTCGGCTCGGGGTTCGGCGCCTCGGTCGCGGCGTACCGCCTGGCGGCCGCGGGGCGTTCGGTCGTCGTCATGGAACGCGGCCGGGCGTACGCGCCGGGCGACTTCGCCCGCTCCCCCGCGCAGATGGGCCGGAACTTCTGGGACCCCAGCGAGCACCTGTACGGCCTGTTCGACGCGTGGACGTTCCGGGGTCTCGAAGGTCTCGTGTCGAGCGGGCTCGGCGGTGGCTCGCTCATCTACGCCAACGTCCTGCTGCGCAAGGACGAGCGCTGGTTCGTGCACGAGTCGCCCCTGCCCGGCGGCGGCTACGAGCACTGGCCGCTGTCGCGCGCGGACCTCGACCCGCACTACGACGCGGTCGAGCGGATGCTGGCGGCCACGCCGTACCCCTACCAGGACACCCCCAAGACGCAGGCGGTCGAGCGGGCCGCCGTGGCCCTGGGCATGCCCGCCACGCGGCCTCCGCTCGCCGTGACGTTCGCCCGGGCGGGCGAGGACCCGACCCCCGGGCGGGACCTGCCCGCGGCGGGGTACGGCAGCATCCACGGCGAGCGCGGCCGGCGGCGCACGTGCAGCCTGTGCGGCGAGTGCGACCTGGGCTGCAACACCGGCGCCAAGAACACGCTCGACCACACGTACCTGTCGGCGGCGGCCGCCGCGCAGGCCGACGTGCGGACCCTGCACGAGGTCCGCGGTCTGCGGCCCCTGGACGGGGGCGGCTACCGCGTCACCTACGTCGTGCACGACCCGCAGGCGGAGGGCCGGACGGCGACGCGGGAGCTGCCCGAGCGCCACCTGGTGGCCCGGCGCGTCGTGCTGGGCGCCGGCACCTTCGGCACGACGTTCCTGCTGCTGCGCAGCCGCGGGTCGCTGCCCGCGCTCGGGCCGGCGCTCGGCACGCGGTTCTCCGGCAACGGCGACCTGCTGACGCTGCTGCTGGGCTGCACGCGGGACGGCGCCGCGCTGTCGGTCGACGGGGGCACCGGCCCGGTGATCACGACCGCCGTGCGCACCCCCGACGCCCTGGACGGCGACGGCGCCGCGGGCCGGGGCGCGTACATCGAGGACGCGGGCTTCCCGGGCTTCCTCGGTTGGCTCGTCGAGACCGCGCAGCTGCGGACGGTCGCACGACGCTCGGCGGCGTTCGCGTGGCAGGTCGTCCGCAACCGCACGTTCGCCCACGGGCGGTCCCACATCTCCGCGGACCTCGCGACGCTGCTGGGTGACGGCCGGCTCTCGGCCGGCTCGCTGCCGCTGCTCGGCATGGGGCGCGACGTGCCCGACGGCCGGATGTCGCTGCGCGACGGCCACCTCGCCGTCGACTGGACCACCGCCACCTCGCAGGCGTACTTCGCGGACCTGCGGGAGCGCATGGCGGCGATCGGCGCCGAGCTGGGCGCGCGCCTGCAGGACAACCCGCTGTGGTGGGCCAAGCGGGTCGTCACCGTCCACCCGCTGGGCGGCGCACCCGTCGGCCGCCACGCCGGCGAGGGGGTCGCGGACGCGTTCGGCGAGGTCTACGGGCACCGCGGGCTGCACGTCCTCGACGGCGCGGCGATGCCCGGCCCGGTCGGCGCCAACCCCGCCCTGACGATCGCGGCGATGGCCGACCGTGCGTGCACGCGCATGCTCGAGCAGGACTGGTCCTGGCCACGCACCGCCGTGCACCGGGCGCCGGCCGCCACGCCGGCGGTCGGCGGACGGTCGAGGGCGTCCGCACGGCCGCCCCGGTCGGTCGCGTTCACCGAGCGCATGACCGGCGCGTTCGCGCTGGGCGAGATCGACCCGCAGCGCGGCGCGGCGCTCGGCCGCTCCGTGGGCTCGCACCTGACGTTCGTCCTGACCATCACGGCCACCGACGTCGAGGCGTTCGCCGACGACCCCCTGCACCGCGCGGACGCCACCGGCCACGTCGACTGCGACGCGCTCGGCGGGCGGCTCGACGTCGAGCGCGGCTGGTTCGAGCTGTTCGTGCACCCGCACGGCCTCGCCGGGCGTCGCATGCTGTACCGGCTGTGGCTGCACGACGCGGGCGGGTCACCGCTGACGCTCGTCGGCGCCAAGCACGTGCACGACGACGCAGGGCTCGACGTGTGGGCGGACACGACGACGCTGCTCGTGCGCGTGCTCGCCGGTCACGTCCCGCCCCCGCCCGCCGACTCCCCCGAGCAGGTCGAGGCCGTGCTCACGACGCTCGCCGACGACGCCGTGGGCGCCGGGCCGCTCGCGACGGGCGCCGAGGTGCGGGGCGCCGGGGTGCTCGTCATCCGTCCGCAGGACCTGGCGCGCCAGCTCACGACGTTCCGCACCACCGGAGGGCGGGGCGCCGCGACGCTGGCGACCTTCGGACGGCTGTTCCTCGGTGAGCTGTGGGACGTGTACGTGGACCCGCGCGCCGCACGCCCGACCGCGGGGGCCTCGCGATGA